TCCATCCAAATTCTGGCGCCACACAAAGGTATCCTTGATAGTCTCTTTAGGAAGAATATGTCGGATGCTGTCAAGTAACTCCAAAGAAAAGTTGTTATGTCGCTGCTGTCCAATAACAGCGCTGCTGCACTCCAAGACCAGCCCGCTACTGTTTGAAAACCAGTCCCAGCCATTGGAATGCATTGATCGTTGGCAATGGCGAACAGTTTTGGGTATGCGTGAGATAGCGTCTGAGCACCGGCCCACAGACTGAACCAAAACGGAACGTCAGTACCCTTACCGACTGAATAAAAATAGCCCctgtaaaattatttttcaacatAGAAACATAATTTTCAGTTAAAAGCATGTCCCTCCACCAAATTAAATCACTTTTCTCCACCACAGAATTATCACCGATAAGGACTTTCCTCTTTACATTCCCGTAATGAGAGATAAGAATGCCATGCCACACCGCCACTTCATCCTCTAGgattctccacttccacttacTCATCAAATCAGCATTCATGACCTCCACATTCCTAACACCTAAACCACCTTTTTCATGAGTTTTGCAAACGGTATCCCAACAAACTCAATGAATAGGCCTATTCGAGTCATTCCCGTTCAACAAAAAATTACTTTGGATAGTTCGAATCTCTTTGAGGATCTTGGAAGGCGTTTTGTAGAAAGTTAAAGAATAGATGGGAATGGCATTTAACACGGAATTAATCAAACACACACGACCCGCTATGTTGAGATGCATACCCTTCCAAAAAACTAATCTCCTCTTCAAATAAGAGATAAAATCTTTCCACATCGAAAGTTTCCTCGGAATATCACCCACTCTAACACCAAGAAATTTAAAAGGAAGTCTTTCGACTTTGCAAGAGAGAAAGGAGGAAGCTGCTCCGAGATACCAATCGCTTACATTAATACCATAAATATTGCTTTTATTGAAATTAACCCTCAATCCTGACATTAACTCAAAGCCCTTAGAATTGATTTCATACACCACAAATTTACGGTATCTCCTTCTGCTAAAATAATAttatcgtccgcaaattgaagcaTATTCACTTCCTCATCGTCGTTGATGTAAAACCCCCGAAACTCCCCGATATCAATAGCCTTTCTCATCAACGCCGTTAACACCTCTGTAGTCGAGACAAACAAATAAGGAGACAAAGGATCTCCTTGGCGAAGGCCTTTCTCAACCATAAAATCCCTTATAGCACTACCGTTGATTAAAACAGGCATACTACTAGTAAAAATACAGCCGTCCATCCATCTTAGCCCATTTGGACCGAAGGCCACTTTAGCTAGCACAAACCTCTAAAAATTCCAACTTAGACGATCATAAGCCTTCTCAAAATCGACCTTTAGAACAACACAACTCCTCTTTTTCCTTTTAGCAAAATCTAAAGCCTCATTTAAAACCAAAACTTTGTCCGCGATGTATCTCCCCGGCAGAAAAGTCGTTTGATTGGTCGAAACCAACTGACCTAAAACACTTTGATCTTCCAGCCAATAGTTTTCATAAGATCTTGTACATACAACCCACGAGACAAATCAGTCTAAATTCGGATAAGAATTGAGGATTCTTAACTTTTGGGATAAGAGCAATAAAGGTTGAAGTGCAACCTTTCGTTAGCTTAGCCTTATCTTGGAAGTCCTTAACAAACTTAACAACATCATTCTTTACGAACTCCCAAAACATGTTCTTGTCTGGTTCATTAGGGGCATCATTGTTTGCAACAGGTGGACTCCTAATTTCACTAGTAACACGTACACCAACTACTTCCTCAAAGCCATACCCAAACccattcatcatttcttcctCACTGTCATCAAATTGTACATCCCTGACAGTCTCATCACTTGACTCTCCATTGCAATCACCTAATGGTTGTTTCTCTAATGCACAAGACTTACCCTTCTTCCCTTTTTGTCTAACATTGTACATAAAAGTGAGGTCTCCTTCATCTGGTTTTGGCTCACAATATATCTCAACTTCACTTTTCTTTACAACAACATAAGCAGCCAACTCAGACGAATCTCCATCATCTATGAATGGTTTTAAATCAGCTTCAAGTGAATCTTCTTCATGTTTCCACCACATCTTAACCGTCTTAAAATCAAGCTCAGGGTCAATACTTTTCACTAAATCACATGCTTCAAAGAAAGACCAATAGTCATAGTCTTGACTACTAAAAGCATAAACTTCCCAACCATCGTATTTCAGTTCACGGTCTTTTACAAACTTGCCCCTTGTGTAGAAAACTACTTTAAATTTAGACATTTCCTGTACAGTTAACAGACCCAAACTTAATACAATTTCAATTAGGGCAACATAATACGATAGAAAATACAAATTATATACTCAACAGATACGGTATAAGTATCAAAATCTTTGTCCTATAGTAGTTAATGTTTGTTTGACCGCCACTATCATTAGAATATAGCCAAAAAACAAAAATTGAGAAACACAAGGATTGTAGCTCATACCTGGGTCCACGCAAAGATGAAGGTAAAAAACAGAGACCAATGCTTCTTTTTGGGACCACAAAGTAAAAGCTTTGCTGTTGGGATGTTGGGGAAGAGATTATAGGGTTTGCGTTtcaaaggagagagagagagagagagagagagagagagagagagagagtgataaCGAAAGCACAATGGAATTATTGGAGGTGAAATCCTGTAAGTCTTAAGATTACCCTTATCACATATCCACGCTGACGAATCAGACAAAAAAAATCTCCACGTCTGTGGTACATGTCAccctccgttagtggaatctaacgggagggaccaacCATGGTGACGAAATATTTTACAAGGACTAAAGTTCGAAGAAATTTTTTGTAGGGACAAAGtttaaaaagtgtcatatttacaaggactaaaaatttatttaacccttaaataaaataaaaaaaattagttgatTGTTTTAAAAAACGGTCCAAATGGTTGATttgttaaaattgaaattaaagaaagagtgaagacccattttggtccctcacaaaaattagacaacccaaattagtccctcacgaAAAAAAGGACctaatttaatcccttacaaacactatgccaaatttgtcttttagcagcacccctacgaaagtgcttttggaaaaagcgctggcataggcttcactaaaaaaaaaattaaaaaacacgctaaaaaaacattaaaaaagcgctggtatagggtatgtctacaaaagcgctttctaaaagcgctggtataggccaccttacgaaagcgctttgtaaAAGCGCTGATATAGAGGgtagatatgaaagcgcttcaaaaagcgctggtataggtataaggtacgaaagcgcttttagcgaaaaagcgctggtatagggttaCCTATGAAAGCACTTTTGAAAAGCGTTGACGTaggtcattttaaaattaaattttttaaaacaaattaaaacagacGCGTTTTGTCTTTCATTATTTCATCGTTCTCACTGTTCTTCACTGCCCTCACTGTTCTCTTCTTCATCGTTCATCCTTAACAAAAGCTACAGCCGACCACCACTCAACGTCTGTCGCCGCCGCCAACCTCCACAACACCGACCACCACTCAACATCTTCTCGCCGCCGCCGCCGTTCTAGCTGAGCAGTTTCACTTTGTGAAGGTTAGCGAAATTCACTGTTGTAGTTTTAGGGTCTGTAGTAGTTTTAGGGTTTTGTGTTAGGTTTTAATGAATGGGTTTTCTGTATTATTGAATCCTATTGTTAGTAATTTGCAGAAGCCATAAAATTCATGTGTCCTGTGTTGAAAATGATGGAACTGCATATAAATCCTATCATGTAGATTAAGATGACGGAACTCTTAGTGAAGAAATTTACAGGCATAATAATCTTCAGAACAGTTATATGCAGTTTCTTTCATAATAACTCAAACTATAGTCAAAATCATGATTAGATAATTTTTCATAAAGCTTTGCATTTGCAAATCATGATTAGCGATTATGTCATTCCTTCAAAGGGAAGGTAGAAAATGGTTGTGAATCAACTGAGATTGAAAGATAATAGAAAATCACAAATGTCTGGTTGAAAATTGAAATACACCACAAACAGGTAGGTTTGGGTTTGGTTGGGTCAGGATTTTGGACTAAAACCCAAATTAAAACTCACCGGGTTTTCAATACCAAATAAGGTTATAGGTAAAGCATCAAACCAGTTAAAATCAACATCCCTAGTACTAAGGCATGAAACCTATACATAACTGAGCTGGATCATGTgcaaaaaataatatcaaaagaGCAATATTATAAGgatggtgcttttgtgcctcgataccggacgacgctcggaacacttgttgatatgtccgatttgaaggatggtgctctcCGTAATAtaaatatggatgaaggtatctttggtgttgaattcatgtcaaatattgcaatagatgacttggaagagatttttacgcatgaacaactaggcgtcgctaatatgcactcatacatccggtaatattcactcgtccgatatattctttaattagtcgaacaattaatttacacatttcaatgaaaataatctaatgtttattatgtgtggttatttaaggttgttgtatgacagagtgttgcgcgagactgcattgtcaaacagattccgttttgtgtcttccgcccattgcagcggaatgacaattgcttcggaaccggaattagttagacagcgcttagtcgatagattcatgtcctccGGCAATatagaaagtctgattctttgggcgtataatacccgaccagtagggttagtttctcattcttggttcatctaatctttgtttcttttgcgtagcaaaattttcatataacctattgttttaatttatagagcacactggttgttgcttgctatcaacccgataagagaagtggtatattttctgaattcggtagatggtgagtggagcaattatccggctatgaaggaaatgattgatttgtaagtgggatcgttctaaatattcttgtatatttatatatttaattatttgtgagattgatctaaatatatgcttttatatttttgttagatcaatacaagtgttccgaagtcaacgagacgcacaggtatcccggacaaaatcaaacaacattacttggatcaaagtgcaggtacattatttttcataattttgcttataatatttatgctacttgataaaacaagacgtaCAACTATAAaatgttatttgtttttctatgtagtgtccgatacagcgaaacagttcagactgcggatactatgttttgaggtttatgaaagaaatcattcaaacgaatcaattagaaaTTCCAATCagggtatgaatttataacttagtgaacttaatttcttataatttattacattgatttaactaaatcattcatattatgtttttgttctgtagtactttgacgaattccgcgttgcttcttacacgagacttaagttggaagaaatcaaagaggatttgtgtcaattttatattcatcaaatTTTcgtgtaggatttgtgtcgatttgaagtatcaaattatagtactctaggatatatggttactaactttgttcatactgttgtcaatatttgaagtataatattgttgatgttacagatttagtttgtttgacaggaattataatgatgtatatatataattttggatattaattataatggtattatattagtatatatatatatatatattgtcctaccgatggttgaaaatatatcgtcgaaaatatattacaggtcgaaaatattacaggttgaaaatatattacaggtcgaaaatattacaggtcgaactgggaggctcaaattacaggctgcactttaaaatacctcatttagcaacgacagcgcttttaaaaagcgctctaaaagggccacatacgaaagcgctttgttacaaaaagcgctgctaaagattaaaaaaaaggcataaaaaataaaaaaaaatacgcaacctacgaaagcgcttttagaaaagcgctcttatagggggactATCAGATTTTTCCAGAAAAGCCTTTCAtagggggggataccagagcgcttttctggaaaaagcgctcttatagggggagctaccagagcgctttttccagaaaagcgctcttataggggggtctacaagagcgcttttcggGAAAAAGCGCTTTTataaggggggtctaccagatcgctttcagaagcgcttttgttacctacgccagcgctagctttgacagcgctttaaagcgcttttaaagcccaaaataagcgctttagaagcccttccgtgttgtagtgaaaatttaaccggaccatattagtccttatgttaatattttttcaaaccggttttttttcatacttttaaaccgtgattggactgccacgttgacttttagtttttattttttaaatactaaattaatttttagttataattttatttttaaacaattatgaattaataatatcaaaaaagccaaaattgttttatatatgGAATTTAACCCAGAACGTTTAACAaatatcttaagtctttaccactagtccaatgtacattcatgacaaataattccTCATATAGTTTTTAGTAATATTAAtgattctgaatttaaaacaaacaagTTAAAATTTGTACGAATGTGATCTTAAACCCAAATCCTTTCAAgtttgatagtcactttacaactagacaaatcaatttctattgttaataatgaaaacttaagttaataatttagaacaaacatttacttattttaaataacaaacaaataaatatcaatatagttgtaaagtgattatcatttatcggacttagatttgagacctcattggtataaattttttaatttttgttttaagttcaaaattatttaatattattagtggcaaagacttaagatattgtttaaaactcttgGGTTCGATTCTTTCTAAGAATTAATTTTGGCTTTTTGGATATTCTTAAAtaagaattgtttaaaaattaaattaaatttattaaatcaaaattatttaaaaatgaaattaaaaataaaaattaatttagtatttaaaaaataaaatacatctaGGCATtctagtcacggtttaaaagtaggaaAAAAAACCGATTTAAAGAAGTATTAATAGAAGGACTAATGTGGTccgattaaattttgtaagggattaaatcgggttCTTTTTATTGTGAGGGATTAATTTGgattgtgtaatttttgtgaaggactaaaatgggtcttcactacaaattgaaaataaatttatcaTAAAACTTTGAAGGTATATAGatgcaaaatattatttttaatctctTATTATAAAAGAGAAAAATTACTTTAGATTACATCATGTGtccaaatttttttctttcttttaatcaattattttactttttatttaccACACTCTTTAACTCTAATTGATTTATTAGATTTGATTGAAAGCATTTAATCATAATATACtaactaaaaaattatttatttttaattctaaatCATGACGTGCTTCTAAAAAAGCTACTaacaaataaattgaaattaaataaattgaaaccaaataaaattcttttttctatttatttatggcACTCTTTAATCTAATTCATTTGAttagaattaaataaattgaaaccaAATAAAATTTTAGTACGTTACTATAAAATAGTCTTAGTAGTTGAATGAATTAGAAATACTAAACCCTAAATTACTTTGATATGGTCGGCAAGATGGAGAACAGCGTGTTTCTGCCTTTTGAATTGATTATCGAAATTCTGTTGAGGTTACCGGTGAAGCCTCTATTTCGTTTCAGGTGTGTCTGCAAATCATGGCTTTCTCTAATTTCTAGTAACACTTTTGCTACTTCACATTTTGAACATGCTGCCACACACAGACGTTTCTTCATAAAACGTTCTGCTCTTCAACCTTTATCTATAGATGTTGATTCATCGTTCCACGATGCTTCTGCATGTGCTTCATTAAGCCTTGATTTTATTCGTTCCCAACGTTGTATTGAAATTAGAGGTTGTTTTAGAGGGTTTCTGTATTTCAACAATGACACACACATCTATCTATTGAATCCATCCACCGGTGTGTTCAAACAAATACCCGACTTTCCTATAATACTTAATGATGGTTACGAACTTCTTTCTGGTTTTGTATATTACCAGCCAACTGATGATTACTTGATAGTTTCCGGGTTCTGCGAATATGTTGATGCGCTGGTAACTAGTccaatgaaattgatgattttctCATTGAGAGCTAATAAGTGGAAACCAATTGAGGTTGCTTCTCATTTGCCTTATAGGGAGACTTCTATAGCGGAATTTACCCCTAAATGTGGGTTGTTCTTGAATGGATCTATCCATTGGATGGTTCATAATTATGAGAAATCAAAGAATGTTATTATTGCCTTTGATTTAAAGGAAATGACGATATCAGAGATAGCTCTGCCAGATGATTTTATTTTCAGTTATAGTAATAATTATTCTATATATTATGCTTTGTTGGAAGTTGGAGGACTTATCGGTGCATGGGTGAAGGACCTGAATACAACGAAGATATGGGTGATGCAAAAATATGGAGTTCACTCATCTTGGACTAAGATTATTCAATTTTCTCTTGATCCTGTTTTTCACGATAGTTTAAACATAGTATGCTTAACAAAGTGCGGTAATATTGTTGGAAGAAATAATAAACTTGGATTGGTGAAGTTGAATGATAAAGGACAGCTACTAGAGTCTCTGCTTTTAGACGCATTGGCCGTATATACAGAGTCTCTGTTTTCACTCCCCGGCACTGGTCAAACTTAGAAAGATTACTATAGATAACAATaacaattttcttttatatttatcttgtattatgGTAAAATTCTGTGAGAAGTGATAGGCAGAGCATAATAATGAAACTGCTATTAGACAGAACAGAATTTCATCATCTTTATCTTATTTTATCATTATAATTTGATGTGTTATTGTCGTGTCACCATTAGCTATTTGTATTCTTCATtattttactctttttttttttcttgacaTCTTGATACCGAATTTATTGAATTGTTAGGATGAGTTTTTATGACGTCTATTTTTCAGTTTAGAAAATCAGTTGACAATTAGTTTTTAAGCTCACAAAATCACAAGCTAAAAGTGATTTTCACTCCCTGGCACTGGTCAAACTTAGGAAGATTACTATTGATaacaattttcttttatatttatcttgtatcaTGAAACATGAGAAGTGAATCGTGATAGGTAGAATAATGAAACTGCTATTAGACAGCACAGAATTTCATAATCTTTATCTTActttatcattatattttaaaatttacagaaTTTTATGTGTTACTGCCGTATCAACATTAGCAATTTGTTTTCTTTCAttattttactgtttttttttacTTGACATCTTGATACAGAATCTACTGAATTGCTAGGATGAATTTTTATGACATTGATTTTTAAGCTCAGAAATCACAAGCTAAAAGTGATTTGCTTTATTTATGAATTTGTTAGGTTTGTACAAATATAGACTTTTGTTTTCTAAAACTGATTCTAGCCGAATCCTGAACTGGCAGCTACCACAATATTttgttatatgtttttttttgttgtgtaaaGCACTGACATGTCTTTTCTTGATTACCATTAACTGTCATAGATTTCTTGGCCTCTTGGGTACAGTCGAAATTCTTCTTAAGCTTTACAAAGAAATTGTTGAAAAGCAGGTTGATGTAAATATGATATTGGAACCACCACTctcttcttttttctcttctccaacagAAACTGCTTAAATATTCTTCTTAGCTTGCATGATCAGTGGCAAACgaaaaatgtataaaatatatattaatatgtatAAACTAAAAATCTTAAAATGTTACCACGAATCACacctacaatttttttttataaaatctaatataaaataaatgctaTGGTACTACTTTAGAGATATACAAACTTATATCTTTTATTAATGAAGCTAACTGACAGAAGAATAAAGAAGACCATAGGATATTATTCAAATACCTTGACCTCCTGCAGATCAATATTGACAAATTGGAGCATTTAGTCATTGAACATATCTTCAATCTGAAAGAAAGAAAACAACCTTTGTGAACAAAAAGTTAGAATGACAGAAATTGTTTCACAATTGTTGAGATTTCAAGAGCAAAGATAACATCACTATAATCAAATCATAGAGTCACACGGTAAGTATAGACACTTTATATTATAgagaaaattgaaaataaattctCTTGAGAAATAATTTTCCTTTTCCTTGATAAGTAACACTAGCCAAGCATAAGAATACATATTTTGATAAATCTCCCCACCGGTTCAACCGTACCTTCAGGAACGGCACCGACGGTAGCCGTGGCATCAAGTACCTGTTAGAAAATCAATTTAAACCGAGTGGAATCAGGACTAGAATCGTGAACGGAATCAGTTTCCTTataagaccgacgaaaactcagatgtagcgaagagtgtctggaattttagtgaagatGATAGGCTTATCAAATGTACATTTTTTTGTTATTGATTTCTGAATCAAGAATGAGGTTTTTATAGGCCACTTTAGTATTGTTtcataaggtagcgacccttcgtgaaacagttccttttccaaaagttacaatgcttggcctattgcaacatttaccaagagttgcatgttttcattctgcaacacttcacgaagtgttacatatttatgattcaaactacaaacagccaattgcaacacttcacgaagtgttgcctattttcatattcaaaatacaaacttcacatagatattttcttgtcattttggaacacacccatggtgattaaatattattaagtaCTAATAATTTCCAataatcccccacttgttctactAATGACAAGATCAATTCCAGAAAAAGAGAAACAAGGAATGTTAATACAGAAAAATGTAGTTTGAATCTGATAAGTTCAACCCCCCACTGTTCGTAGGttgaaagttcttgataagttcaaactgtcACGTTTCAAAATGTGAATATTCAATTTAATCTTAGTGCTAAAATGATAATGAAAGTGTTATGGAtatattagaatacacaagtgaaattggttttctaatgcAATATACTATATGCAATATAGCAGTTGCaattagtaaatgagtagatttactagaaatCCAAATAGTGAGCATTGAAAGTTCATCACAAGGATTTTCAGATTATCTTTTAAAGAAACCAAAATCTTGACCTCCATCATGATAGGTTTCCTatcatattagaaggatataccaatatgatcAATTCCAGAAAAAAGGAAACAAGGAATGTTAATATGATTCAAACTACAAACAGTGGGGGATTGATCTTGATAAGTTCAATTTGTCACGTTTCAAAATGTGAATATTCAATTCCAGAAAAATGTAAGCATAGCatttaaatatatatgaatataatGCAATCTTGAGAATGTAAATGTGAATGAATATCTCAGTCACCATAGTGCATTAATATGCTGCCGCTATGTATTTATAGCATGactattttatttcataaaattatatatttaatggtTGAAGATATATATGCATGTAGAACCTAACTTGCCACTGTACATAAATATATTGTATCATTTCACAAATGAAATCAAGTGTGTATCACACTAATTATGTAATTTTTAACTTCTAACGTTAGAATTATTTCAAATGTAAGTGGAAAGTTACATATCCATAATTATTTCTTCGACAAGTTGTTACGGTTGTATTGTAACGGTTGGATCCTAGTGGTTGTAGAAAAGTACAATTGcgattcaaaatggaaaaaacaCAACGATTGAGTTAAAGTGAacaaatttaatttgttttagacATTATATATTTAGTACATAGAATGACAGGTTCAAAAAACTCAATTATTTAGTTTATGAACTTTTATataaatttgttttgttttaattctaaTTAATCAAATCATGTCAATGGTATTTCTCCACATGACGGATGAAAATGCATAGCCTCAAATATCAATTATTTTATAGTGCGTGGTGCGTaagttattataaataaaaaaaattgaagagatATAAACTTTCATTATCTAGTGCAGAATTTAATACAAAAGAGTACACAATTAAattcatataattttaaattatgattgtttgtgattaatttGTGGCTACAATTTTGATAGAGAAATGTACTAATATTTCTTTACGAGGCTTATTATGATAAGGCATATAAAGATCACCCGAAAATGGATAATGacttatataaattttttgaattttgagaaTCTTATCGCGGAGGATAAGAAATTTGAG
The Vicia villosa cultivar HV-30 ecotype Madison, WI linkage group LG6, Vvil1.0, whole genome shotgun sequence genome window above contains:
- the LOC131614431 gene encoding F-box protein At5g49610-like codes for the protein MENSVFLPFELIIEILLRLPVKPLFRFRCVCKSWLSLISSNTFATSHFEHAATHRRFFIKRSALQPLSIDVDSSFHDASACASLSLDFIRSQRCIEIRGCFRGFLYFNNDTHIYLLNPSTGVFKQIPDFPIILNDGYELLSGFVYYQPTDDYLIVSGFCEYVDALVTSPMKLMIFSLRANKWKPIEVASHLPYRETSIAEFTPKCGLFLNGSIHWMVHNYEKSKNVIIAFDLKEMTISEIALPDDFIFSYSNNYSIYYALLEVGGLIGAWVKDLNTTKIWVMQKYGVHSSWTKIIQFSLDPVFHDSLNIVCLTKCGNIVGRNNKLGLVKLNDKGQLLESLLLDALAVYTESLFSLPGTGQT